Proteins found in one Maridesulfovibrio sp. genomic segment:
- the rsmH gene encoding 16S rRNA (cytosine(1402)-N(4))-methyltransferase RsmH has protein sequence MESKKLKPEQVHTSVLLNEVIDWLAPKPGGRYLDGTLGMAGHSSAILKAAGSGAELAGLDRDEQALELAGERLAPFNGQAHRFHLAFSKFEAALNELGWDTIDGVVLDLGVSSLHLDHAERGFSFIKDGPLDMRMDPAGGMPPASSIVNKGSYSDLNRILKLYGEEPLASKITKAIIAAREEKKITTTLQLASIVEKAYPAKRRALSRTHPATKTFQGLRIAVNSELEELQTFLNRIPERLNPGARVAIISFHSLEDRIVKKTFKAQSQGCDCPPMQPMCTCGKTKLMNVLTRKPILPTEQEMEVNTRSRSAKLRVAERTGEEG, from the coding sequence ATGGAAAGCAAGAAATTAAAGCCTGAACAGGTTCACACTTCCGTTCTGCTGAATGAGGTCATCGATTGGCTGGCTCCTAAACCGGGAGGCCGCTATCTTGATGGCACCCTCGGCATGGCCGGTCATTCCAGTGCAATTCTCAAAGCCGCCGGTTCGGGGGCTGAACTGGCAGGACTGGACCGTGACGAGCAGGCGCTCGAACTGGCAGGAGAACGTCTGGCCCCTTTTAATGGGCAGGCGCACAGGTTTCACCTTGCTTTCAGTAAGTTTGAAGCAGCCCTGAACGAACTGGGCTGGGATACTATTGATGGAGTAGTACTCGATCTCGGTGTGTCTTCCCTGCATCTGGATCATGCAGAACGCGGATTCAGCTTCATAAAAGATGGACCGCTGGATATGCGCATGGACCCGGCAGGAGGTATGCCGCCGGCTTCTTCCATTGTTAACAAAGGTTCTTACTCCGACCTGAACAGAATTCTGAAGCTTTACGGCGAAGAACCTCTGGCCTCCAAGATCACTAAAGCGATCATTGCGGCACGGGAAGAAAAAAAGATTACAACCACCCTGCAACTGGCCTCTATTGTTGAGAAAGCTTATCCGGCCAAACGTAGAGCCCTGTCCCGGACTCATCCGGCGACTAAAACTTTTCAGGGATTGCGCATTGCCGTGAACTCCGAACTGGAAGAACTGCAAACCTTCCTCAACAGGATTCCGGAAAGACTGAATCCCGGTGCAAGGGTCGCGATAATTTCCTTCCACTCGCTGGAAGACCGTATCGTAAAAAAGACATTCAAAGCCCAATCGCAGGGCTGCGATTGTCCGCCCATGCAGCCTATGTGCACCTGCGGAAAGACCAAGTTGATGAATGTGTTGACCAGAAAACCGATTCTGCCCACAGAGCAGGAAATGGAGGTTAACACCCGAAGCCGCAGTGCCAAACTCCGGGTGGCAGAAAGGACCGGGGAGGAGGGGTAA
- a CDS encoding penicillin-binding transpeptidase domain-containing protein, whose product MAKRKKESLKASRTKLLFVMVLFALVWTGLLGRAAWLQLYKGADLSRMVSRQHLAAELERGERGSIYDRNGNLLATSVEASSVYIRPVKVTDVDGTAYKLSKILGISKAKLRKKLSRKSNFIWIKRQINDRIAQKIKKAEMPGVYLTTEYVRLYPNNYLAGQLLGFSGIDGKGLEGLEKEFNDRLAGRKAQFVVQRDASGRRLYLDAMGREMDVRGKDIHLTLDSQLQSITENALAEAVKKYNGQWGSAIVVEVASGDILAMANCPRFNPNIFRTSSPSIWRNRAALDVVEPGSTFKPFLMAAALEHKVVTPEKLFDCENGRWKINGKYIKDTHKEGWLPVHKILRYSSNIGCAKIGLELGVQNYHKFISDLGFGHRTGLPIPGDRKGLVHPAAKWNDIDLAAGSFGQGIGVTTVQMAKAYLTLANKGVEKPLRLVQYPRSEQEEKPKRIFSAEVAEKVLSMMREVVQEDGTGRKARISGTTVAGKTGTAQKAHKQGGYGTEYIASFVALVPGYNPDYIVYMMVDDPKPNHYGSTVVAPAVKEIMTQTLAYYGKLPEHRKPTPLMAAGNNYTAMPKKALRATPAKMTAAGDEVPDLKGMPIRRAIEILVQKGFVPKLKGQGMTVTKQLPSAGEKWPEDKKAEMVLWVS is encoded by the coding sequence ATGGCTAAAAGGAAAAAAGAAAGCCTGAAGGCGAGCAGGACCAAGCTGCTCTTCGTCATGGTCCTTTTTGCCCTTGTATGGACAGGTCTCTTGGGCAGGGCGGCATGGCTGCAACTGTACAAGGGAGCTGATTTGTCGCGCATGGTCTCCCGTCAGCACCTCGCAGCGGAACTGGAACGCGGGGAACGCGGTTCCATCTATGACCGCAACGGTAATCTGCTGGCAACCAGTGTGGAAGCTTCGTCCGTATATATCCGCCCGGTCAAAGTCACCGACGTGGACGGCACGGCTTATAAGCTTTCCAAGATTCTCGGCATCTCAAAAGCGAAATTGAGGAAGAAACTTTCCAGAAAGTCGAACTTCATATGGATCAAACGGCAAATCAACGACCGAATTGCCCAGAAGATTAAAAAGGCCGAAATGCCGGGCGTATATCTGACCACGGAATACGTCAGACTTTATCCCAACAACTACCTTGCAGGTCAGCTGCTTGGTTTTTCAGGGATCGACGGCAAGGGGCTTGAAGGGCTTGAAAAAGAATTTAATGACCGTCTCGCAGGACGCAAGGCACAGTTCGTTGTGCAGCGCGACGCATCCGGTCGCAGGTTGTATCTCGATGCCATGGGTCGGGAGATGGACGTCCGAGGCAAGGACATCCACCTGACCCTTGATTCACAGTTGCAGTCAATCACTGAAAATGCGCTGGCTGAAGCTGTGAAAAAATATAACGGCCAATGGGGATCGGCCATAGTAGTTGAAGTCGCCAGCGGCGATATTCTGGCCATGGCCAACTGCCCGCGCTTCAACCCGAATATTTTCCGCACCAGTTCTCCGAGTATTTGGAGAAACCGTGCGGCTCTTGACGTTGTAGAACCGGGATCAACCTTTAAACCGTTTCTCATGGCTGCGGCCCTTGAACATAAGGTTGTAACCCCGGAAAAGCTCTTTGACTGCGAAAACGGACGCTGGAAAATCAACGGTAAATACATCAAGGACACCCATAAAGAAGGGTGGCTCCCAGTACATAAAATCCTGCGATACTCCAGCAACATAGGTTGTGCCAAGATCGGGCTGGAACTGGGCGTGCAGAACTATCACAAGTTCATCAGCGACCTAGGTTTCGGACATAGAACTGGCCTGCCTATCCCCGGCGACCGCAAAGGACTGGTCCACCCGGCCGCCAAATGGAATGATATCGACCTTGCTGCCGGTTCATTCGGGCAGGGAATCGGTGTAACCACCGTACAGATGGCTAAGGCCTACCTGACCCTTGCCAATAAAGGGGTTGAAAAGCCGCTTAGATTGGTGCAATACCCCCGCTCCGAGCAGGAAGAAAAGCCCAAGCGGATCTTCAGCGCAGAGGTAGCCGAGAAGGTACTCTCCATGATGCGCGAAGTAGTGCAGGAAGACGGTACCGGACGCAAAGCCCGCATAAGCGGGACCACCGTGGCCGGAAAAACCGGAACGGCCCAGAAAGCACATAAACAAGGCGGATACGGAACCGAATACATAGCCTCGTTTGTGGCACTGGTTCCGGGCTACAACCCGGATTACATTGTTTATATGATGGTCGATGATCCTAAACCGAACCATTACGGAAGCACAGTTGTGGCTCCGGCGGTTAAGGAAATCATGACCCAGACTCTTGCCTACTACGGCAAGCTGCCCGAACACCGTAAGCCGACACCGCTTATGGCTGCGGGAAATAACTACACCGCAATGCCCAAAAAAGCGTTGCGGGCTACGCCTGCAAAAATGACCGCCGCAGGTGATGAAGTCCCGGATCTGAAAGGAATGCCCATCCGCAGGGCAATTGAAATATTGGTTCAGAAAGGATTCGTCCCCAAACTGAAAGGTCAGGGGATGACCGTAACTAAACAGCTGCCCTCCGCAGGTGAGAAATGGCCTGAGGACAAAAAAGCTGAAATGGTACTCTGGGTCTCTTAA
- a CDS encoding CBS domain-containing protein, translated as MLLRKRAWDIMNEDFSTIDESASLSEAIRTLRDSMKEAPENQIVVVKKKNGSLRGVVSIWTMLKAVEDMVLKDEDLSLTEEADWDRAFKRAGTACCSASLDGHIEENLTVLKPTDPMLVVLEIFRKKKRTWALVQEGGNIIGVVHLNDVYREVTRDLVQQF; from the coding sequence ATGCTGCTAAGAAAACGCGCATGGGACATAATGAATGAAGATTTTTCCACGATCGATGAGTCTGCAAGCCTTTCCGAGGCAATACGAACACTCAGAGACAGCATGAAGGAAGCCCCGGAAAATCAAATAGTGGTAGTGAAGAAAAAGAACGGATCTCTTCGCGGTGTTGTCTCCATCTGGACCATGCTCAAAGCCGTTGAAGATATGGTCCTCAAAGATGAAGACCTGAGCCTGACCGAAGAAGCGGACTGGGATCGAGCTTTTAAAAGAGCCGGAACAGCCTGCTGCTCAGCTTCCCTTGATGGCCACATTGAAGAAAATCTGACAGTTCTCAAACCCACCGACCCGATGCTGGTAGTACTTGAAATTTTCCGCAAGAAAAAGCGTACATGGGCGCTGGTTCAAGAAGGAGGAAACATCATCGGTGTGGTTCACCTGAACGATGTATACCGTGAAGTAACCAGAGATCTGGTTCAGCAGTTTTAA
- a CDS encoding HD domain-containing phosphohydrolase: MHAKGRMDVPEGLNEEYYQISPDILQSFNKFRPPLDIFMFKEDIARITTFYKVGGRLTKEQIEQLAGLVKEGLIFVSRKDHPVYVKHISYQLDLVLIDRNLKESEIADIFLEALTMRISEFLDQPVAAVMEKLWDDLMVLTEYLWNDPFRIKALAKRLHKEHTLGQHSVNCGILALNIFIRMKSEAFSSGDVNRNHFNRLTAGFFLHDLGMTKIPLFIREKPKPLTTDERQKVDKHPMLGYEMLSKLDLKYKEIESCVLEHHERLTGKGYPQRKSGRDISKLGRLIAAIDSYCAMISKRPHAEALDPLKAATVLAQEKGYDPEVTKNIQAWALTLKK, translated from the coding sequence ATGCATGCAAAAGGTAGAATGGATGTTCCTGAGGGGTTGAATGAAGAATATTACCAGATCAGTCCCGATATCCTTCAGAGTTTCAATAAGTTCAGACCTCCGTTGGATATTTTCATGTTTAAGGAAGATATCGCCAGAATCACAACCTTCTACAAGGTGGGAGGTCGGCTGACCAAAGAGCAGATCGAGCAGTTGGCTGGACTGGTCAAAGAGGGGCTCATTTTTGTATCCCGTAAGGATCATCCGGTATACGTGAAACACATTTCCTATCAGCTGGATCTTGTCCTCATTGACCGGAATCTCAAGGAAAGCGAGATTGCGGATATTTTTCTGGAAGCCCTGACCATGCGGATAAGTGAGTTTCTAGACCAGCCCGTGGCCGCGGTAATGGAAAAGCTCTGGGACGACCTGATGGTTCTGACGGAATATCTCTGGAACGATCCTTTCCGCATCAAGGCTCTAGCAAAAAGACTGCATAAGGAGCACACTCTCGGTCAGCACAGCGTGAACTGCGGTATTCTTGCGCTGAATATTTTTATTCGCATGAAGTCTGAAGCCTTCTCCAGCGGAGATGTCAATCGTAACCATTTCAACAGGTTGACGGCAGGTTTTTTTCTACATGATTTGGGGATGACCAAGATACCCCTATTTATACGCGAGAAACCAAAACCGCTTACTACAGATGAGCGGCAGAAAGTGGATAAGCATCCAATGCTCGGTTATGAGATGCTCAGCAAGCTTGATCTCAAGTATAAGGAAATAGAATCTTGTGTGCTTGAGCATCACGAACGGCTTACCGGAAAAGGTTATCCCCAGCGGAAGTCCGGTCGTGATATAAGTAAACTGGGCCGATTGATTGCCGCCATTGATTCCTACTGTGCGATGATCAGCAAACGTCCTCACGCTGAGGCGCTTGATCCGCTCAAGGCCGCGACTGTTCTAGCGCAGGAAAAGGGCTACGATCCGGAAGTGACCAAAAATATCCAGGCTTGGGCACTGACGTTAAAAAAATAA
- the mraY gene encoding phospho-N-acetylmuramoyl-pentapeptide-transferase, producing the protein MIYHFLVPLSAQLGVLNVFRYITFRSIYALLTALVITIVLGPMMMRWLQKIKCGQYIQAEVGELHKCKAGTPTMGGLLLGFGVLVSTLLWADLANIYVWLTMMVFAGFGLVGFVDDYTKIRGKQNKGISPKAKLLGQLLVAGTAVGLLIMQPAYSTQLAVPFFKNFTPNLGWMYLPFALLVMIGASNGVNLTDGLDGLAIGPSITSATCYAFFIYIAGHVGMSTYLNVPHVPGVGEVTVFCGALVGAGLGFLWYNAYPAQLFMGDVGSLSIGGVLGFIAVLCKQELLLIIVGGVFVFETVSVIMQVSYFKVSGGKRIFRMAPLHHHFEHKGIPESKIVIRFWVISILMALMALSTLKIR; encoded by the coding sequence ATGATCTATCACTTTCTGGTCCCCCTTAGCGCGCAATTAGGTGTGCTGAATGTATTCCGTTACATTACCTTCAGGTCAATCTACGCCCTGCTCACCGCGCTGGTCATCACCATCGTGCTCGGGCCGATGATGATGCGCTGGCTGCAAAAGATAAAATGCGGGCAGTATATTCAGGCCGAAGTAGGCGAACTGCATAAGTGCAAGGCCGGAACTCCGACCATGGGCGGACTGCTGCTCGGCTTCGGCGTGCTGGTCTCGACCCTGCTCTGGGCGGATCTGGCCAATATTTACGTATGGTTGACCATGATGGTTTTCGCCGGGTTCGGCCTTGTCGGATTTGTGGACGATTACACCAAGATCAGGGGCAAACAGAACAAAGGGATATCGCCCAAGGCAAAACTTCTCGGACAGTTGCTGGTAGCCGGAACGGCTGTCGGTCTGTTGATCATGCAGCCTGCTTATTCCACACAGCTCGCGGTGCCGTTCTTCAAGAACTTCACTCCTAATCTGGGCTGGATGTATCTGCCTTTCGCGCTTCTGGTCATGATCGGGGCCTCCAACGGTGTGAATTTAACTGACGGTCTGGACGGACTGGCGATTGGGCCTTCCATAACCAGTGCCACCTGTTACGCATTTTTTATTTACATCGCCGGGCACGTGGGAATGTCCACTTACCTAAACGTTCCCCATGTTCCGGGAGTCGGAGAAGTCACTGTTTTCTGCGGCGCGCTGGTCGGCGCGGGACTGGGATTTCTCTGGTACAACGCATATCCTGCCCAGCTTTTCATGGGCGATGTAGGTTCACTCAGTATCGGCGGCGTACTCGGTTTCATCGCCGTGCTCTGCAAGCAGGAACTGCTGTTGATCATTGTCGGCGGTGTTTTTGTCTTTGAAACAGTTTCTGTAATCATGCAGGTAAGTTATTTCAAAGTAAGCGGAGGCAAGCGCATCTTTCGCATGGCCCCGCTGCATCACCATTTTGAACATAAAGGAATCCCGGAATCCAAGATCGTTATCAGGTTCTGGGTTATCTCGATATTAATGGCCCTCATGGCCCTGAGCACTCTTAAGATCAGGTAA
- the murF gene encoding UDP-N-acetylmuramoyl-tripeptide--D-alanyl-D-alanine ligase — MKLTLRELEEQLMGSSDLPSAADIEIAAVRIDSRLVKKGDVFFCIEGENFDGHNFARQALEAGAVAVVVSQFIPELEGKPAIMVRDTVQALGRVAAYWRLKSNARMIAVTGSAGKTTVKEMLAHVLSGSGLVHKNFMNLNNQLGLPLSMLEATGEETYWVMELGISLPHDMGELGPIAQPDMAIIHNIGPAHLEGLGSLENVAAHKASLFKYIRPDGKALCCKDHELLWNAASAITEPVAFSSQDEDAEYYSTMLHTLPDGSGRFLIKAGDETAEVILPTCGSHFAENAAAVTCAAHQLGMGLTEIAERLKTVELPKQRFHCHTHGEWTLIDDSYNANPLSMSRAIDTAKNIAGERPLVLVLGDMLELGDEAGCAHCDLGSKIAETKPAATFYHGMHYAEVASQTNGCTLVPVKKPIEFLNGIHELGLNDAVVLFKGSRSCHMEEYFHVLSNEINGESGGNK, encoded by the coding sequence TTGAAGCTGACCTTAAGAGAACTAGAAGAACAGCTCATGGGAAGCAGCGATCTTCCCTCTGCGGCAGACATCGAAATCGCAGCCGTGCGCATTGACAGCAGGCTGGTGAAAAAAGGTGATGTCTTCTTCTGCATTGAAGGGGAAAATTTCGACGGCCACAACTTTGCCCGGCAGGCTCTTGAAGCCGGGGCGGTCGCGGTTGTTGTTTCCCAGTTCATACCTGAACTTGAGGGTAAGCCGGCCATTATGGTCCGCGACACCGTACAGGCTCTTGGCCGTGTAGCCGCATACTGGCGCCTTAAATCCAATGCCCGCATGATCGCCGTGACCGGGTCCGCCGGGAAAACCACGGTTAAGGAAATGCTGGCTCACGTGCTTTCCGGTTCCGGACTGGTGCACAAAAATTTCATGAATCTGAACAACCAGCTCGGCCTGCCCCTTTCCATGCTTGAAGCAACTGGAGAGGAGACTTACTGGGTCATGGAGCTTGGCATCAGTCTGCCGCACGATATGGGCGAACTAGGCCCGATTGCTCAGCCGGATATGGCAATCATACACAACATCGGTCCCGCGCACCTTGAAGGTCTCGGATCTCTTGAAAATGTTGCCGCCCATAAAGCATCTCTTTTCAAATACATTCGCCCCGATGGGAAAGCCCTCTGCTGCAAGGATCACGAACTGCTCTGGAACGCGGCAAGCGCCATCACGGAGCCCGTGGCATTTTCCTCTCAGGATGAGGATGCGGAGTACTACAGCACCATGCTGCACACGCTGCCTGACGGTTCCGGAAGATTCCTGATCAAGGCTGGAGATGAAACAGCGGAAGTAATCCTGCCCACATGCGGATCACATTTTGCTGAAAACGCGGCGGCGGTTACCTGCGCTGCGCACCAGCTGGGCATGGGGCTGACTGAGATAGCGGAAAGATTAAAAACAGTAGAACTGCCCAAGCAGCGGTTCCACTGCCACACCCACGGCGAATGGACACTTATCGATGATTCATACAACGCAAACCCGCTATCCATGAGTCGCGCCATCGATACAGCCAAAAACATCGCCGGGGAACGCCCTCTGGTACTGGTGCTCGGAGATATGCTGGAACTGGGCGATGAAGCCGGATGCGCGCATTGCGATCTCGGCAGCAAAATTGCCGAGACCAAGCCGGCTGCAACTTTTTATCACGGTATGCATTACGCAGAAGTGGCTTCCCAGACTAACGGGTGCACTCTGGTGCCGGTGAAAAAACCTATCGAATTTTTGAACGGAATACATGAACTCGGTTTGAACGACGCAGTCGTACTCTTTAAGGGTTCAAGATCCTGTCACATGGAAGAGTACTTCCACGTGCTGAGCAATGAAATTAACGGGGAAAGCGGAGGCAACAAATGA
- a CDS encoding HD domain-containing protein, with translation MPIIRKSLLQLIFSGSFMKRWNDKLRPMELVEVDKQAHKMIAAWVLFVLNSEHLELQDRIKLGNDIVEGGIFEYLFRIVITDIKPPVFYRIKENPEHYRKLSKWVLKQLRPRLMPLGKEFWERLTEYHLNNDETSLDRKILEASHMYASYSEFKLLKHLNQPDDELDGIERNFIDRLESFSHLKGVSALLHSESTPLGRFADLCGRLRFQTRWSQTPRIPETSVLGHVFIVATFAWFFSLEKGACPLRRQNNFFTGLFHDIPELLTRDIISPVKKSDPTIGELIREYEEQEMESRIMAPLKENGYDQIADRLGYFLGVETGSEFDATAKVGGCAKKISTEELDARYNDDSYDPKDGELLKLCDHLAAFMEAYNAMQNGMTSPHLHQAYWRISQSYMEDPVVAGIHIGPLLADFE, from the coding sequence ATGCCGATAATTCGTAAAAGCCTGCTGCAACTCATTTTTTCCGGCTCATTCATGAAAAGATGGAACGATAAACTCAGGCCCATGGAATTGGTGGAGGTAGACAAGCAGGCTCATAAGATGATCGCCGCATGGGTTCTATTTGTGCTCAACAGTGAGCATCTTGAGCTGCAGGACCGTATCAAACTCGGCAATGATATAGTAGAGGGCGGGATATTTGAATACCTCTTCCGCATAGTCATCACCGATATCAAACCTCCGGTGTTCTACCGCATCAAGGAAAATCCCGAACATTACCGCAAACTTTCCAAATGGGTCCTAAAGCAGCTTCGCCCAAGACTGATGCCTCTCGGTAAAGAATTCTGGGAACGGCTGACCGAATACCACCTGAATAATGATGAAACCTCTCTGGACCGGAAAATCCTCGAAGCCTCTCACATGTACGCCAGCTACTCTGAATTCAAGCTTCTCAAACACCTCAATCAGCCCGACGATGAACTGGACGGGATTGAACGAAATTTCATAGACCGTCTTGAAAGTTTTTCCCACCTGAAAGGGGTAAGCGCCCTGCTGCATTCGGAATCAACCCCGCTAGGCCGTTTTGCCGACCTCTGCGGACGGCTACGATTCCAGACCCGCTGGTCACAGACCCCGCGCATACCGGAAACTTCCGTACTGGGACATGTTTTCATCGTGGCCACTTTTGCATGGTTTTTCAGCCTCGAAAAAGGGGCCTGCCCACTGAGAAGGCAGAACAATTTTTTCACCGGGCTGTTTCACGATATACCGGAACTGCTGACCAGAGATATAATCTCACCGGTTAAAAAATCCGATCCTACTATAGGAGAATTGATCCGCGAATACGAAGAGCAGGAAATGGAAAGCAGGATCATGGCTCCCCTTAAGGAGAACGGATACGATCAAATCGCGGACAGGCTGGGCTATTTTCTCGGAGTAGAAACCGGCTCGGAATTCGATGCTACGGCAAAAGTCGGCGGCTGTGCCAAAAAAATATCAACAGAAGAACTTGATGCCCGTTACAATGACGATTCCTACGACCCCAAAGACGGGGAACTTCTCAAGCTGTGCGATCATCTGGCCGCTTTTATGGAGGCATACAATGCCATGCAAAACGGGATGACCTCTCCGCATCTGCATCAGGCATACTGGCGCATAAGCCAAAGTTACATGGAAGATCCAGTAGTGGCAGGCATTCATATCGGCCCTCTGCTGGCTGATTTTGAATAA
- the mraZ gene encoding division/cell wall cluster transcriptional repressor MraZ, whose product MKFRGHAHRSMDAKGRLMLTPDYRDQVYSDSPEGCVTLTIFEGNIVGFTPPDWMVLEEKLTSIKSPSRKLRNFIRIIISGSEEVYLDKQGRITIPSYLRKSGKLDKDVVLAGVGDRFEIWDKREYESLLEQDFDDVSDELAECGVELPF is encoded by the coding sequence ATGAAGTTTAGAGGTCATGCACATAGAAGCATGGATGCCAAAGGCAGACTGATGCTTACGCCGGATTACCGGGATCAGGTTTATTCTGACTCCCCGGAAGGCTGTGTGACCTTGACTATTTTCGAAGGAAATATAGTCGGCTTCACTCCACCGGATTGGATGGTACTTGAAGAAAAGCTCACCAGCATCAAGAGCCCCAGCCGGAAACTCAGGAATTTCATCCGAATAATCATATCAGGTTCCGAAGAAGTCTACCTTGATAAACAGGGTAGAATCACCATTCCCTCCTATCTGCGGAAAAGCGGCAAACTGGACAAGGACGTAGTCCTTGCCGGAGTCGGCGACAGATTTGAAATCTGGGACAAGCGGGAATACGAATCCCTGCTTGAACAGGATTTCGACGATGTCTCAGACGAACTGGCTGAATGCGGAGTCGAACTCCCGTTCTAG
- a CDS encoding UDP-N-acetylmuramoyl-L-alanyl-D-glutamate--2,6-diaminopimelate ligase translates to MSKAVLNRSEWESLLAKVGEGLMVHTDSREVRPGDIFIAISGPLRDGADFVPQALENGAAYVVCEKEIETGSAELILHPSPREALGELAETYFKTADCKIKLVGITGTNGKTTTTYLIERLLIAAGMKVGVLGTVSYRWPGYEQPAPLTTPGCWQLHEMISRMDAAGVEVAVMEVSSHALHQNRVCGLNFDAAVMTNVTQDHLDYHGDMEEYFKAKCMLFQHYPSALKRGIINFDDPYGRRLLECYSPSIGYGMDSACAAGEKSLCGEMISCSGSGMRLKMTYDGKEWEIETDLIGKFNGSNLLAAQAIGLHMGLTPEQMNVFKEFDGVPGRLERVRNNQELNIFVDYAHTPDALDNVLSTLKDLDFKRIICVFGCGGDRDRAKRPLMAEAACRYSDVAVLTSDNPRTEDPMRIIEDVRPGLKDCAQIIEEVDRAKAIRKAIAEMTVDDVLLIAGKGHETYQIIGTEKRDFSDSEEVSKAIKEIYG, encoded by the coding sequence ATGTCTAAAGCAGTACTGAACAGATCAGAATGGGAATCACTTCTCGCCAAAGTAGGCGAGGGTTTGATGGTCCATACAGATTCACGGGAAGTCCGCCCCGGTGATATTTTTATCGCCATTTCCGGACCCCTGCGTGACGGTGCTGATTTCGTTCCTCAGGCACTGGAAAATGGTGCCGCATATGTTGTCTGTGAAAAAGAGATTGAAACAGGTTCCGCCGAACTGATCCTTCATCCCTCTCCCCGCGAAGCTCTGGGAGAACTGGCCGAAACTTATTTTAAAACAGCAGACTGCAAAATTAAGCTGGTCGGCATAACCGGTACCAACGGTAAAACCACCACCACTTACCTGATCGAGCGGCTCCTTATCGCTGCCGGAATGAAAGTGGGCGTGCTCGGCACGGTTAGCTATCGCTGGCCCGGATATGAACAACCGGCCCCGCTGACAACTCCCGGATGCTGGCAACTGCATGAGATGATTTCCAGAATGGATGCAGCTGGAGTCGAAGTTGCAGTAATGGAAGTTTCCTCCCATGCCCTGCATCAGAACCGTGTCTGCGGACTCAATTTCGACGCCGCGGTTATGACCAACGTCACTCAGGATCATCTGGATTACCACGGTGATATGGAAGAATATTTCAAAGCCAAATGCATGCTCTTCCAGCATTATCCCAGCGCGCTGAAACGCGGCATCATCAACTTCGATGATCCATACGGCAGACGCCTGCTCGAATGCTACTCCCCGTCCATCGGATATGGCATGGACTCCGCCTGTGCCGCAGGTGAAAAATCCCTTTGCGGGGAAATGATTTCCTGCTCCGGCAGCGGCATGCGTCTTAAAATGACCTATGACGGCAAGGAATGGGAAATCGAAACCGACCTTATCGGTAAGTTCAACGGTTCCAACCTGCTGGCAGCACAGGCTATCGGTCTGCACATGGGATTGACCCCGGAGCAGATGAATGTGTTCAAGGAATTTGATGGAGTTCCCGGCAGGCTCGAAAGGGTCCGCAATAATCAGGAACTTAATATTTTCGTGGACTACGCCCATACTCCGGATGCGCTGGACAACGTCCTGAGCACCCTCAAGGATCTTGATTTCAAAAGGATTATCTGTGTGTTCGGCTGCGGCGGTGACCGCGACCGGGCCAAGCGTCCGCTCATGGCTGAAGCAGCCTGCCGCTATTCCGATGTAGCGGTGCTGACCTCTGACAATCCGCGTACCGAAGATCCCATGCGGATAATAGAAGATGTGCGTCCCGGCCTGAAAGACTGCGCGCAGATCATAGAAGAAGTTGACCGAGCCAAGGCTATCAGAAAAGCAATTGCGGAAATGACTGTGGACGATGTGTTGCTCATAGCGGGCAAAGGACACGAAACATACCAAATTATCGGAACGGAAAAGCGGGACTTCAGCGATAGCGAAGAAGTCTCAAAGGCGATCAAGGAGATTTACGGTTGA